A stretch of the Papaver somniferum cultivar HN1 chromosome 6, ASM357369v1, whole genome shotgun sequence genome encodes the following:
- the LOC113288549 gene encoding uncharacterized protein LOC113288549 isoform X1 translates to MRARNKQRKHNKWSLHAIVWSLVGCVLILHLYSLVHHRDEVGEDGKVHFSRFPMIHELEEIEEELFPMPSARSKRNPRAEKRRPKRHTTLIEEFLDENSQIRHLFFPDQKSVIDPRIGTGNNSLYFYPGRIWLDTDGNPIQAHGGGILYVEKTRTYYWYGENKDGPTYHAHDQAPARVDIVGVGCYSSKDLWTWKNEGIVLAGEVTDPNHDLHILNVLERPKVIYNDYTRKYVMWMHVDDANYTKASTGIAVSDYPTGPFEYLYSKRPHGFESRDMTIFKDDTGIAYIIYSSEDNSELHIGPLTDDYLDVTRVMRRILIGQHREAPALFKYQGTYYMITSGCTGWAPNEALAHAADSMMGPWETMGNPCLGGNKISRQTTFFAQSTYVVPLVGFPGSYLFMADRWNPANLSNSRYIWLPLIVGGAVDEPLEYNFGFPLWDRVSIYWHKRWRLPDRWWAAQ, encoded by the exons ATGAGGGCGAGGAACAAACAAAGGAAACATAACAAATGGTCATTACATGCAATAGTGTGGAGTCTTGTGGGATGCGTTCTAATTCTCCATCTTTACTCCCTTGTTCATCACAGGGATGAGGTGGGAGAAGACGGCAAGGTCCATTTCAGTCGATTCCCGATGATTCACGAACTTGAAGAGATAGAGGAGGAACTTTTTCCGATGCCTTCAGCAAGGAGCAAACGGAATCCACGTGCTGAAAAGCGGAGGCCAAAGCGACACACAACATTGATTGAGGAATTCCTTGATGAGAATTCACAAATACGACACTTATTTTTTCCGGATCAAAAATCTGTAATAGACCCAAGGATTGGAACAgggaacaatagcctttatttctaTCCTGGGAGGATATGGTTGGACACCGATGGAAATCCTATTCAAGCTCATGGTGGAGGGATTTTGTACGTTGAGAAAACAAGAACATATTATTGGTACGGAGAAAATAAAGATGGTCCCACCTACCATGCTCATGATCAAGCGCCTGCACGG GTTGACATAGTTGGAGTCGGTTGTTACTCTTCCAAGGACTTGTGGACGTGGAAGAACGAGGGAATTGTGCTGGCCGGAGAAGTAACAGATCCAAACCATGATCTCCACATACTCAACGTGCTCGAGAGACCCAAGGTGATATACAATGACTACACAAGAAAGTATGTAATGTGGATGCATGTTGACGATGCTAATTACACCAAAGCCTCCACTGGTATTGCAGTTAGCGACTACCCAACAGGCCCATTTGAATACCTCTACAGTAAACGACCTCACGGCTTTGAAAGCAGAGATATGACAATCTTCAAAGACGACACAGGCATTGCCTACATAATTTACTCCTCTGAAGATAACAGCGAACTTCACATCGGACCACTCACAGATGATTATTTGGACGTAACTCGGGTAATGAGAAGGATTCTTATAGGGCAACACAGGGAAGCGCCTGCATTGTTCAAATATCAAGGAACTTATTACATGATTACATCAGGTTGCACAGGATGGGCACCAAATGAAGCACTTGCACATGCAGCTGATTCCATGATGGGGCCATGGGAAACTATGGGAAACCCCTGTTTAGGAGGGAACAAGATCTCCAGACAAACAACATTCTTTGCTCAGAGCACATATGTAGTTCCATTGGTAGGCTTTCCAGGTTCATATTTATTTATGGCTGACCGATGGAACCCAGCTAACCTAAGTAATTCAAGGTATATATGGCTACCCTTGATTGTTGGGGGAGCTGTCGACGAACCTCTCGAGTATAATTTTGGTTTCCCATTATGGGATAGAGTGTCAATATACTGGCATAAGCGATGGCGCCTTCCTGATCGTTGGTGGGCTGCGCAGTAA
- the LOC113285949 gene encoding uncharacterized protein LOC113285949 yields MSKINLFCIIILFSSIFSQNESTPVLDSSSPPVNGNEVVMRTVYDRPNPLHGFKHYNGGYNITNRDYWASVAFTGVHGYAMAGIWALGGLGIGVFLILKNCCMRSRSSSNIADHSNYYYIIPFFLVLLFTCLAIIGSGFTLAANKNFFGRTKKMEESILGAAGDAHRSIRKVSRAMNEMQRLLRPYNESAFSRLNWTSGKLQRESQNIQRIVVKNRHKIHLATQILQGATTGVISINMALVVFALVLLLLHWRPGLIMILVLCWILTVFCWVLTGFHFFLHTFVEDTCSAFKEFEQNPNNNSLNSVLPCVSQAYADHIMVEIGSTIHKFISKLNTKVQGMSQVLGLSGNESELPGEVLKVCNPFSGAPNFFYDPSSCSANAIPIGDIPNVLAKFTCHQNNSSKTGPASCKGNPTKFITEALYDMAWAYTQTVQGLINVFPDLRNLTECTFVKDTFSDVVLHQCRSLKMSVKLLWVSTLSVSTIMVVLLLVWVVKMFQDRGRSFSRCSLVPRTTTVRR; encoded by the exons ATGTCTAAAATAAATCTGTTTTGCATTATAATTCTTTTCTCATcaattttttcacaaaatgaaTCTACTCCAGTGTTGGATTCTTCTTCCCCTCCTGTTAATGGCAATGAGGTGGTGATGAGAACGGTTTACGATAGACCAAATCCTCTCCATGGTTTTAAACATTATAATGGAGGTTACAACATTACAAACAGAGATTACTGGGCT TCTGTTGCATTTACAGGAGTTCATGGATATGCAATGGCTGGAATTTGGGCTCTCGGGGGACTGGGAATTGGTGTTTTCTTGATTTTGAAGAATTGTTGCATGAGAAGCAGATCTTCTTCAAATATTGCGGATCATTCAAATTATTATTACATCATACCATTTTTCCTGGTCTTACTCTTCACATGTCTTGCCAT AATTGGGTCTGGTTTTACTCTGGCTGCAAACAAGAATTTCTTTGGAAGAACaaagaagatggaagaatcaatacTTGGAGCAGCCGGGGATGCGCATCGGTCAATTAGAAAGGTGTCGAGAGCTATGAATGAAATGCAACGCCTTTTACGTCCGTATAATGAATCAGCATTTTCTCGATTGAATTGGACATCAGGAAAGCTTCAGAGAGAGTCACAAAACATTCAACGTATAGTTGTCAAGAATCGGCACAAAATTCATCTTGCAACTCAAATCTT GCAGGGAGCAACAACCGGGGTCATAAGTATCAACATGGCACTTGTTGTTTTTGCATTAG TTCTCTTATTGCTGCATTGGCGCCCTGGTCTCATCAT GATTCTTGTTCTTTGTTGGATTCTAACGGTCTTTTGTTGGGTTCTGACTGGATTTCATTTCTTCCTTCATAC TTTCGTGGAGGATACTTGTTCAGCTTTCAAGGAATTTGAACAAAACCCGAATAACAACAGTTTAAATTCCGTATTACCTTGCGTATCTCAGGCCTACGCGGATCACATCATGGTAGAAATCGGTTCTACAATCCATAAATTCATTAGCAAG CTGAACACAAAAGTGCAAGGCATGAGTCAAGTTTTAGGATTAAGCGGCAATGAAAGTGAATTACCTGGAGAAGTTCTGAAAGTATGCAACCCGTTTTCAGGTGCACCAAACTTCTTCTACGATCCAAGTAGTTGTTCAGCGAACGCCATTCCTATCGGGGACATACCAAAT GTCCTGGCAAAATTCACTTGCCATCAAAACAATAGCTCAAAAACAGGACCAGCGTCTTGTAAGGGCAATCCTACAAAATTCATCACCGAGGCATTATATGATATGGCATGGGCATATACACAAACTGTGCAAGGACTAATAAACGTTTTCCCCGATTTACGCAACTTAACAGAATGCACATTCGTGAAAGACACTTTCTCGGACGTAGTATTACACCAGTGCAGATCCCTTAAGATGTCTGTCAAACTGTTGTGGGTATCAACTCTATCTGTTTCGACCATTATGGTGGTTTTGTTGTTAGTATGGGTAGTAAAAATGTTTCAAGACAGAGGAAGGAGTTTCTCTCGGTGCTCCTTGGTACCTAGAACAACCACAGTCCGTCGGTAG
- the LOC113288549 gene encoding uncharacterized protein LOC113288549 isoform X2 codes for MIHELEEIEEELFPMPSARSKRNPRAEKRRPKRHTTLIEEFLDENSQIRHLFFPDQKSVIDPRIGTGNNSLYFYPGRIWLDTDGNPIQAHGGGILYVEKTRTYYWYGENKDGPTYHAHDQAPARVDIVGVGCYSSKDLWTWKNEGIVLAGEVTDPNHDLHILNVLERPKVIYNDYTRKYVMWMHVDDANYTKASTGIAVSDYPTGPFEYLYSKRPHGFESRDMTIFKDDTGIAYIIYSSEDNSELHIGPLTDDYLDVTRVMRRILIGQHREAPALFKYQGTYYMITSGCTGWAPNEALAHAADSMMGPWETMGNPCLGGNKISRQTTFFAQSTYVVPLVGFPGSYLFMADRWNPANLSNSRYIWLPLIVGGAVDEPLEYNFGFPLWDRVSIYWHKRWRLPDRWWAAQ; via the exons ATGATTCACGAACTTGAAGAGATAGAGGAGGAACTTTTTCCGATGCCTTCAGCAAGGAGCAAACGGAATCCACGTGCTGAAAAGCGGAGGCCAAAGCGACACACAACATTGATTGAGGAATTCCTTGATGAGAATTCACAAATACGACACTTATTTTTTCCGGATCAAAAATCTGTAATAGACCCAAGGATTGGAACAgggaacaatagcctttatttctaTCCTGGGAGGATATGGTTGGACACCGATGGAAATCCTATTCAAGCTCATGGTGGAGGGATTTTGTACGTTGAGAAAACAAGAACATATTATTGGTACGGAGAAAATAAAGATGGTCCCACCTACCATGCTCATGATCAAGCGCCTGCACGG GTTGACATAGTTGGAGTCGGTTGTTACTCTTCCAAGGACTTGTGGACGTGGAAGAACGAGGGAATTGTGCTGGCCGGAGAAGTAACAGATCCAAACCATGATCTCCACATACTCAACGTGCTCGAGAGACCCAAGGTGATATACAATGACTACACAAGAAAGTATGTAATGTGGATGCATGTTGACGATGCTAATTACACCAAAGCCTCCACTGGTATTGCAGTTAGCGACTACCCAACAGGCCCATTTGAATACCTCTACAGTAAACGACCTCACGGCTTTGAAAGCAGAGATATGACAATCTTCAAAGACGACACAGGCATTGCCTACATAATTTACTCCTCTGAAGATAACAGCGAACTTCACATCGGACCACTCACAGATGATTATTTGGACGTAACTCGGGTAATGAGAAGGATTCTTATAGGGCAACACAGGGAAGCGCCTGCATTGTTCAAATATCAAGGAACTTATTACATGATTACATCAGGTTGCACAGGATGGGCACCAAATGAAGCACTTGCACATGCAGCTGATTCCATGATGGGGCCATGGGAAACTATGGGAAACCCCTGTTTAGGAGGGAACAAGATCTCCAGACAAACAACATTCTTTGCTCAGAGCACATATGTAGTTCCATTGGTAGGCTTTCCAGGTTCATATTTATTTATGGCTGACCGATGGAACCCAGCTAACCTAAGTAATTCAAGGTATATATGGCTACCCTTGATTGTTGGGGGAGCTGTCGACGAACCTCTCGAGTATAATTTTGGTTTCCCATTATGGGATAGAGTGTCAATATACTGGCATAAGCGATGGCGCCTTCCTGATCGTTGGTGGGCTGCGCAGTAA